One genomic segment of Chelmon rostratus isolate fCheRos1 chromosome 22, fCheRos1.pri, whole genome shotgun sequence includes these proteins:
- the ccdc107 gene encoding coiled-coil domain-containing protein 107 isoform X2 — MVLSTSQQVALAFTAVLFTLVVLPRLFGVGGGSGAKESRFDSRYTRKAGPGPGAVRGQPINMNAPGSSQTPENMQQMKKLMEQELKSDKYKSNSNKGYVFTLMPLYAIGVGVFAAYKFLKIKSADDQAQKDKFAKGAKKSVEAENQLNELEQRLAQTERMLNSILTQLDPLTNCVKSVAQEQKNEIMSQLQTIRYLMKKRGMDCPPLNINEASCGRNLDDLIESLGASDTSAVEASLVEKESSAGPSEKVYQKRSEAKDEAATDGEEMKELIPEECDGEAEEEGNVEEEQEDDKNEEGEEEEEEDGLEDSELMPSPEESYETNIEEAGAEQPASGLRRRNRPE, encoded by the exons ATGGTCCTGTCAACATCACAACAAGTCGCCCTGGCTTTCACGGCCGTGCTCTTCACGCTGGTCGTCCTGCCGCGGCTGTTCGGCGTCGGCGGCGGGTCCGGGGCGAAGGAGAGTCGATTTGACTCTCGCTACACCAGAAAAG CAGGTCCGGGCCCGGGCGCAGTGAGGGGACAGCCCATCAACATGAATGCCCCCGGTTCATCCCAGACCCCTGAGAACATGCAGCAGATGAAGAAGCTGATGGAGCAAGAGCTGAAGAGCGACAAGTACAAATCCAACAGCAACAAGGGCTACGTGTTCACGCTGATGCCCCTCTACGCCATCGGAGTCGGAGTGTTTGCAGCCTACAAGTTTTTGAAG ATCAAGTCTGCAGATGACCAGGCACAAAAGGACAAATTTGCAAAAGGAGCCAAAAAATCAGTGGAGGCAG AGAACCAGCTGAACGAGCTGGAACAAAGGCTCgcgcagacagagaggatgctCAATTCCATCCTCACTCAGCTGGACCCGCTTACGAACTG TGTGAAATCCGTGGCCCAGGAGCAGAAGAACGAGATCATGTCTCAACTCCAGACCATCAGGTACCtgatgaagaagagaggaaTGGACTGTCCACCCCTGAACATCAACG AGGCATCCTGCGGGCGTAATCTGGACGACCTCATAGAATCACTCGGCGCCAGCGACACCTCTGCAGTGGAAGCGTCTCTGGTGGAAAAGGAGAGCTCAGCAGGGCCTTCTGAAAAAGTCTATCAAAAGCGTTCGGAAGCTAAAGATGAAGCTGCAACAGACGGTGAAGAGATGAAGGAGCTCATACCAGAGGAGTGTGatggggaggcagaggaagaagggaatgtggaggaagagcaggaggacgATAAAAacgaggagggggaggaggaggaggaagaagacggaTTGGAGGACTCTGAGCTCATGCCGTCGCCAGAGGAGTCATATGAGACAAACATTGAGGAGGCTGGAGCGGAGCAGCCTGCGTCAGGCCTCAGACGACGCAACAGGCCTGAATGA
- the ccdc107 gene encoding coiled-coil domain-containing protein 107 isoform X1 produces the protein MVLSTSQQVALAFTAVLFTLVVLPRLFGVGGGSGAKESRFDSRYTRKAAGPGPGAVRGQPINMNAPGSSQTPENMQQMKKLMEQELKSDKYKSNSNKGYVFTLMPLYAIGVGVFAAYKFLKIKSADDQAQKDKFAKGAKKSVEAENQLNELEQRLAQTERMLNSILTQLDPLTNCVKSVAQEQKNEIMSQLQTIRYLMKKRGMDCPPLNINEASCGRNLDDLIESLGASDTSAVEASLVEKESSAGPSEKVYQKRSEAKDEAATDGEEMKELIPEECDGEAEEEGNVEEEQEDDKNEEGEEEEEEDGLEDSELMPSPEESYETNIEEAGAEQPASGLRRRNRPE, from the exons ATGGTCCTGTCAACATCACAACAAGTCGCCCTGGCTTTCACGGCCGTGCTCTTCACGCTGGTCGTCCTGCCGCGGCTGTTCGGCGTCGGCGGCGGGTCCGGGGCGAAGGAGAGTCGATTTGACTCTCGCTACACCAGAAAAG CAGCAGGTCCGGGCCCGGGCGCAGTGAGGGGACAGCCCATCAACATGAATGCCCCCGGTTCATCCCAGACCCCTGAGAACATGCAGCAGATGAAGAAGCTGATGGAGCAAGAGCTGAAGAGCGACAAGTACAAATCCAACAGCAACAAGGGCTACGTGTTCACGCTGATGCCCCTCTACGCCATCGGAGTCGGAGTGTTTGCAGCCTACAAGTTTTTGAAG ATCAAGTCTGCAGATGACCAGGCACAAAAGGACAAATTTGCAAAAGGAGCCAAAAAATCAGTGGAGGCAG AGAACCAGCTGAACGAGCTGGAACAAAGGCTCgcgcagacagagaggatgctCAATTCCATCCTCACTCAGCTGGACCCGCTTACGAACTG TGTGAAATCCGTGGCCCAGGAGCAGAAGAACGAGATCATGTCTCAACTCCAGACCATCAGGTACCtgatgaagaagagaggaaTGGACTGTCCACCCCTGAACATCAACG AGGCATCCTGCGGGCGTAATCTGGACGACCTCATAGAATCACTCGGCGCCAGCGACACCTCTGCAGTGGAAGCGTCTCTGGTGGAAAAGGAGAGCTCAGCAGGGCCTTCTGAAAAAGTCTATCAAAAGCGTTCGGAAGCTAAAGATGAAGCTGCAACAGACGGTGAAGAGATGAAGGAGCTCATACCAGAGGAGTGTGatggggaggcagaggaagaagggaatgtggaggaagagcaggaggacgATAAAAacgaggagggggaggaggaggaggaagaagacggaTTGGAGGACTCTGAGCTCATGCCGTCGCCAGAGGAGTCATATGAGACAAACATTGAGGAGGCTGGAGCGGAGCAGCCTGCGTCAGGCCTCAGACGACGCAACAGGCCTGAATGA
- the cmah gene encoding cytidine monophosphate-N-acetylneuraminic acid hydroxylase → MTSQRAQVWLSLDAEAVSSLKEGVNFKRHPEDGKSYIIYKSSDGLKACKNQCKHQGGLFTKDIEDLDGRTVKCTKHNWKLNVSTMKYVNPPDSFLQDELEVEILDDGGLRLVELSPVDPWLADPREPLELQEGEVKVMYLTHACMELQLGQRRFVFDPWLTGPAFARGWWLLHEPPADSLDRLCAADLIYISHMHSDHLSYPTLKVLSERRPDVPIYVGDTVRPVFWYLEQSRVKLTNINVVPFGVWQNVDEHLRFMILKDGVHPEMDTCIIVEYKGHMILNTVDCTRPNEGRLPQNVDLMMSDFAGGASGFPMTFYGGKYSDSWKADFIKSERKKLLNYKAQLVKSLQPRIYCPFAGYFVEAHPSDRYIKDTNVKNSAADLNALINKLTPDIKTWTPEPGAVLDLGLALRDPTNSDAITSAPASAKIYKDSWDFDLYVDELNSAISCEIFKHQSWIQFYYTWAGFQNYNLVVRVIETDDNFGPLTDGYDYLVDFLDLSFPTKRPDREHAYIEIKNRIGVMRYVVLHGRLWDDLYIGFQNRISRDPDTYHHKFWNHFQTELPIRGPDWEQFLLQEDSIQEPDEAEEEPDIWSYCVVL, encoded by the exons ATGACCTCTCAAAGAGCGCAGGTGTGGCTGTCACTGGATGCTGAGGCAGTCAGCTCGCTCAAAGAGGGAGTCAATTTCAAGAGACACCCAGAGGACGGGAAAAGCTACATCATATACAAGAGCAGCGACGGCCTGAAAGCATGCAAGAACCAGTGCAAACACCAAGGAGGCTTGTTCACCAAAGACATCGAAGACCTGGATGGCAG GACTGTTAAATGCACCAAACACAACTGGAAGTTAAATGTGTCGACAATGAAATACGTGAATCCACCGGACAGCTTCTTGCAGGACGAACTTG AAGTGGAGATTTTGGACGATGGGGGGCTTCGGTTGGTCGAGCTGAGCCCCGTCGACCCCTGGCTGGCTGACCCTCGAGAGCCTCTGGAGCTCCAGGAAGGAGAAGTCAAA GTGATGTACTTGACCCACGCCTGCATGGAGCTGCAGCTGGGACAGAGGCGGTTCGTGTTCGACCCGTGGCTGACGGGCCCTGCGTTCGCCAGAGGCTGGTGGCTTCTCCACGAGCCCCCGGCAGACTCCCTGGACAGGCTGTGTGCAGCCGATCTCATCTACATCAGCCACATGCACTCCGACCACCTCAG TTACCCCACACTGAAGGTGCTGTCGGAGAGGAGGCCCGATGTCCCCATTTACGTGGGTGACACAGTGAGACCTGTCTTTTG GTATCTGGAGCAAAGTCGAGTCAAGCTGACCAACATCAACGTGGTTCCTTTTGGAGTCTGGCAAAAT GTTGATGAACACCTGAGATTCATGATCCTGAAGGATGGTGTGCATCCTGAAATGGACACCTGCATCATTGTTGAATATAAAG GTCACATGATTCTGAACACCGTGGACTGCACCAGGCCGAACGAGGGCAGGCTGCCGCAGAACGTGGACTTAATGATGAGTGACTTTGCCGGGGGGGCATCTGGATTCCCCATGACCTTCTACGGAGGGAAATACAGTG ATTCCTGGAAGGCAGACTTTATcaagagtgagaggaagaagctGCTGAATTACAAAGCTCAGCTGGTGAAGTCCCTGCAGCCCAGGATCTACTGCCCATTTGCTGGCTATTTTGTGGAGGCTCATCCATCAGACAG ATACATTAAGGatacaaatgtgaaaaacagtgCAGCGGACCTCAATGCGCTCATCAACAAGCTCACGCCAGACATCAAGACGTGGACGCCCGAGCCAGGCGCCGTGCTGGACCTCGGCCTCGCTCTGAGAGACCCCACTAACAG TGATGCCATCACCAGTGCGCCAGCCAGCGCAAAAATCTACAAGGACAGTTGGGATTTCGACCTGTATGTGGATGAACTGAACAGCGCCATCAGCTGTGAGATATTTAAACATCAAAGCTGGATCCAGTTTTATTACACCTGGGCAGGCTTTCAAAACTACAACCTTGTAGTGCGG GTGATTGAGACAGATGACAACTTTGGACCCCTAACTGACGGCTATGACTACCTGGTGGACTTTCTGGATCTGTCGTTCCCCACCAAGAGGCCTGACAGAGAACACGCCTACATAGAG attaaaaacaggatTGGGGTGATGAGATACGTGGTGCTGCACGGCCGTCTCTGGGATGACCTCTACATCGGCTTCCAGAACCGCATAAGCCGGGACCCGGACACCTACCACCACAA GTTCTGGAATCACTTCCAGACAGAGCTGCCCATTCGCGGGCCAGACTGGGAGCAgttcctgctgcaggaggattCCATCCAAGAGCCCGACGAGGCTGAAGAGGAGCCAGACATATGGAGCTACTGCGTAGTGTTATGA